A region of the Edaphobacter lichenicola genome:
GAGTCGAATTGAAGCCGGTCTGGAAGCTGCGGAAGCTCGGTGTGGAAGCCGTAGAACTGATTGACAGGCATCTCCCACTCTTTGAACTTCGCCGCCTCCTGTTGCTCGATCAACTGACGCAGCATCAGATCCGCCGAGAGCTTTTCCTGGTCTGTGAGGCCGGTGGTATCGATCTCCGAGAGCTTCTGAATGTGGTCGCGTCCACGGGCTAAGGCCGCGTTCAATGCCTGGGTCGAGTAGTCCGTCAGTTGGTCGTTGTAGCGTTTATCGCCGATCGAGGAAGCAAACTCGGGCGAGCGCTTGAGCCGGTCCTCCCAGATCTGGGTGAAGAGCGCGGATAACGCTTTGCTCGGCGCGGCAGCGGATGTGGCGACTGGCGCCGTGGCTGTCGACTGACCCTGCACCACCTTTGGCGTTACGCAGAAACAACAAACTAGTACCCACCCGCTCGCGCGGCTTCGCCACAATCTCGTCATACTTTGTCCTCAACCTGACCTTCAGTCTATCGTGGCGAGGATGAGGCTTTATTGCAAGATTGTCGAAGCGGAGGCGTCCAGCATCCGGTAGAGCGTCGAGCGGCTGATTCCCAGCATCTCCGCCGCGCGTACCTTGTTGCCGCCACAGCCCTTCAACACGCGCAGCACATGCTGCTCGATCACATCCTGCAGCCTTGCGCTCGTTGCCGTCCCATCTGGTATGGATGCTGGCGTACTCTCCTCGGCGAGCATCGGCAGATGATGCGATTCGAGCCTATCGCCCTCAACCTGCGACAGGCTGCTCCGCACAACACCCTTCAGCTCGCTTACATTTCCCGGCCAGTTGTAGCTCAGCATTCGCTCCATTGCTTCGTCAGAGACTGCTGGCACCTTTCTCTCGTAGAGCGGTGCGAGCTGAGACATAAAAAACTTCGTCAGATCCGGAATGTCTTCTCTACGGTCCCGCAGTGGCGGCAGGGTAATTTCAACCATGGCGAATCGCTGGTAGAGCTCCGGTTGGAATCTGCCGGCGGAGGCTAATATCTTGAGGTTTTCGCTGGTCGCGGCGATCATTCGCAGGTCGTGCCTGCGGGCTTCGAGGTGACTCTGGGTCACGTCGTGCCGGCGTAACAGACGCAGCAGACGAAGCTGGGTCTGGAGCGGCATCTCGTGGATTCCATCGAGAAAGAGGGTTCCACGCTGCGCCATTCTGGTTAGACAACCGATAGCATCTGCGGGGTGCGCGCTCCAGTCGTTCTCCTTCAGATGTCCGGCGATTGCCTCTTCAAGAGCGGCTCCATGACAGACCACGAACGGGCCATCGGCGGCGTGGCTCATTCCGTGGAGCGCACGAGCCACCTGTTCCTTTCCCGTTCCGGCCTCACCATGTACGAGCACTGTTCGGAAGTGTGGGCCGATCCGCCGCACCTGCAACCGCAGCCTGCGCATCTCCGCACTGGAACCCACGATCTCGAGACCACTCCCCTCGGGCCAGGGCTCTTCGACAGGCTCAGGAGAAGGATCAAGGATGGTGGTAGATCGTGTGATCGACATGGCTGTTTCTTACATCGGCAGAATCTATCTTCCGTTCAGCCCGCAGACATGAAAAACCGGAGACCGCCCCATGCAGCAGCGAGTCTCCGGCCTTGGATTTCAACAACTTCCCGATTAGGCGGTGGTTGGGGCGCAGTAGGTGTCAAAGGCGCGCTGAAGCTCCTGCGCAATCGCCGGGGCGGTCGAGGTCTCGATCGCCGAACGTTGCATGAGGTAGACGAGCTGGCCGTCGCGCAGGATCGCAATGGCGGGCGAGGTGGGCGGATGTCCCCCGAAGTAGCTGCGTGCCTTCTCGGTGGCTTCGCGGTCCTGGCCTGCGAAGACCGTTACGGAGTGATCAGGCTTCGCGGTGTGCTGCATCGCCAGACGAACTCCTGGACGCATCTTGCCGGCTGCACAGCCGCAGATGGAGTTGACCACCACCATCGTTGTTCCCGGCTTTGCAACTGCGGCATCCACCTCGGCCGCACTGCGGGCCTCCGTCAAGCCTGCGCGCGTCAGCTCCTCGCGCATTGGAATCACCATAATCTCTGGATACATAACATTCTCCCTTTAACCCATTTTGCTCGCGGGTAAAAGCCGCGCTGTTTCGATTCTACGTTCTACTTGTGACACTTGCACCCTCACCCCCCAGCAAAAGTACGCAAAGTGTTAGAAATAAAACAGATAGCTCCGGACTTCGAGTAGACCTTTTTAGCCGAGAAGGTACCAGCGCCAGGCGAACTACCTTTTCAAGGGATGAGGTTTGTCAAATTCCAGTGGCCGGGCGATGTTGTACTCTCAAGCGGTGCTGCGTCCCATGATCGACTTACGCGAGTTCGTTCCGCTTGCCCCCTACACCACGCTTCAGATAGGTGGTCCGGCCCGCTTCTTTGTAGAGGCGGCGAGCGAGGCTGAGGTGGTGGAGGCAACCTTGTTCGCGCGGGATCGAGGGCTGCCGCTATTCGTTCTGGGCGGCGGAAGCAATGTGCTGGTAAGCGATGCGGGATTTGAAGGCGTGGTGATGCGGGTTGGCGTACCGATTTCCAGACGGGAGCTGCAGGAAGGCGAGAGTGTTCTTCTCGAAGCCGGCGCAGGCGAGAGCTGGGACGATGTTGTGCTCTACGCCGTCGATCGCGGGTATGCCGGCATCGAGTGCCTGGCGGGCATTCCCGGCGATGTCGGCGGCACTCCGGTCCAGAACGTCGGCGCCTACGGGCAGGAGGTCGCCGAAACCATCGTCAAGGTTCGTGCCTACGATCTCCAGACCCAAAGCTTTGTGGATCTGGATCACACAGCCTGCCGCTTCGGCTACCGGCGCAGCCTCTTCAACACGGAGCAGCGCGGCCGATACATCGTAACGGCTGTGACCTATAGATTGCGGCCCGGGGGAGAGGCCGCACTGCGGTACGCCGATCTCTCGCGATACTTCGCGACCACGCTCGACGCAGGGGAGAAGCCCACGCTTCGCCAGGTTTACGATGCAGTCCGTTCGATCCGCGAGCAGAAGGGAATGCTGGTGGGACAGGGGGGAGCGGATGGGAGAAGCGCCGGCTCGTTCTTCAAGAATCCCGTGGTCCCCTCTGCCGTTGTTTCGCAGGTCGCTCTCGGCGCCGGTTGCAGGCCCGATGAGGTTCCGCAGTATCCGGCGGGTGATGGCTTGGTGAAGCTGCCTGCGGCGTGGCTGGTGGAGCGTGCCGGGTTTCACAAAGGCTTTGCCATGGGGCGCGCAGCGATCTCCTCCCGCCATACCCTCGCTCTGGTGAACCTGGGCGGCGCGACGGCTGCCGAACTGATTGCTCTTCGCGACGCGGTGGTGGAGGGGGTAGAGGGGAGATTCGGTGTCCACCTTGAACAGGAGCCGGTGCAGCCCTGAGAGTAATTAGGGCTCGCGAAGCTGCTCGATCAACCGCCGCCGTTCCTCCGCCAGCACGTCTGCCACCGGCCCCTGCCTCAGGACTCTGCCCTCCGCGATCCTGATCACCTCAGCTCCAAGTTGAAACGCTTCTCCTACGTCGTGGGTTACTGAGAGTACCGGCGTCTTCCATCGCATCAGGCACTCTCGTAAGCCGTCGACAAGTTGATCTCGCATTGTGTAGTCGAGTCCTGAGAACGGCTCGTCGAGCAACATCAATGCGGCTCCGGCGCCTTC
Encoded here:
- a CDS encoding sigma 54-interacting transcriptional regulator, translated to MSITRSTTILDPSPEPVEEPWPEGSGLEIVGSSAEMRRLRLQVRRIGPHFRTVLVHGEAGTGKEQVARALHGMSHAADGPFVVCHGAALEEAIAGHLKENDWSAHPADAIGCLTRMAQRGTLFLDGIHEMPLQTQLRLLRLLRRHDVTQSHLEARRHDLRMIAATSENLKILASAGRFQPELYQRFAMVEITLPPLRDRREDIPDLTKFFMSQLAPLYERKVPAVSDEAMERMLSYNWPGNVSELKGVVRSSLSQVEGDRLESHHLPMLAEESTPASIPDGTATSARLQDVIEQHVLRVLKGCGGNKVRAAEMLGISRSTLYRMLDASASTILQ
- a CDS encoding BrxA/BrxB family bacilliredoxin, producing MYPEIMVIPMREELTRAGLTEARSAAEVDAAVAKPGTTMVVVNSICGCAAGKMRPGVRLAMQHTAKPDHSVTVFAGQDREATEKARSYFGGHPPTSPAIAILRDGQLVYLMQRSAIETSTAPAIAQELQRAFDTYCAPTTA
- a CDS encoding UDP-N-acetylmuramate dehydrogenase → MSNSSGRAMLYSQAVLRPMIDLREFVPLAPYTTLQIGGPARFFVEAASEAEVVEATLFARDRGLPLFVLGGGSNVLVSDAGFEGVVMRVGVPISRRELQEGESVLLEAGAGESWDDVVLYAVDRGYAGIECLAGIPGDVGGTPVQNVGAYGQEVAETIVKVRAYDLQTQSFVDLDHTACRFGYRRSLFNTEQRGRYIVTAVTYRLRPGGEAALRYADLSRYFATTLDAGEKPTLRQVYDAVRSIREQKGMLVGQGGADGRSAGSFFKNPVVPSAVVSQVALGAGCRPDEVPQYPAGDGLVKLPAAWLVERAGFHKGFAMGRAAISSRHTLALVNLGGATAAELIALRDAVVEGVEGRFGVHLEQEPVQP